From the Dermacentor variabilis isolate Ectoservices chromosome 5, ASM5094787v1, whole genome shotgun sequence genome, the window GGAACAAGTCTAAAACAGCACGCGAACGACGAAACACGAGAGGAAACCGGATCGTTGTTTTGTCGTTCCCGCCGCTGTTTAgtcaaaaatgaaataaaagctcGCCCAACTTTCTGTTCTTGTCGGAAATGTATACAGCCGACCTGCAAGAACCAGCCAACGCGTTTAGCTGTGGCAATAAAATCTGAAAAAAAGCAACCAAGTACTGCTACATCGCACACTGACAACTGCACCAACGGTGGTTTCCAAACGCTTTGCCGGGTTCACTCGAGGTTCTGCATAAGCACTCGTTACCTTGGATTTTTATTTTCTGCACGTAGAACCACAGGGATCGAAAACAGCCAATTGCACACTAGACGCGAAGGCCGCACTATCTTCCACACAAATGACGACACAATGTAGAAACCTGCACCCTGCGCAACGGTTCCGAGCGCGACCTGTGTTGTAACAACGTCTGCCTCATTTCCGATAGCGAAACCGATTGCGAGCAAAACACGTCGACGCGACAGGCACGCGCCGAACGCTCGCATACGAAGTCGAACTCGTTCGTCGAAACAGAAAGCGCAATCGTGGCGGCGTCGAAACATTCGAGGGCGGCGATTATTACACATCGTACGCGGCCAAGCGCACGCCCCAGACCTTCGGGAGTtgacgaaaagaaaaacacggcacacgTCCAAACAAGAACGGACGCGGAACTCGCGGATAAGACATCAAACGACTCGCCAGGGTCGCGGGCACCGTAGTTTTGGACGGGCCTCGAAGGTCACGCGAGACGCCGGCGACAAATCCCTCGGGTAACACACCTGTTTATAAAAATCCACACCACGAAGGTCAGCTCACTTCTTAACGGGAAGGCCGTGAAAAGTGTTTGTAACGAAGTGATTAAGCCTAAACCTTCGAGGAAATCAGCTGGCCTTGATGTTGATGAACTGGTAGCGAGCACGTACTACGCGCTCTGCGTGCATCATCACGTGGAAAAGAGCTGCCAATGAGAATTACGCCAAACACGTACTTACTGCTTCAGCTAGCGCTGGATGAGACGCCCCACGATCACACGCAGGATCACGGCCACTCTAAAATTTAGCACTTGAACGTAAGGTCCGACGATACGTCAAATTCTCTCAACACAGAAGCAACAACGCCGCGTCAGTTCTCGGCATTCCTCCTGCATCAGGATGAGAAAACGCTTTGGCGCATGCGCTTGGTGTCGCCTGCTTCGTTCTCGTCCTTTTCGTGCTTTAACACAGGGTGAAAAAGAATGGAAAGCTTGACGGTGTCACTTGGGTCCCTGCACACTCATAAACGCTGAAGCAAGATTGCAGCTAACTTTACTTGCATCAAAACTGCAACGAAGGAAAATAACAGCTGACATCGCATACACAGCACAACCAGCAGCTGCCACTGAAGTCCGTGAAGCAGACGAATGCAAGCAGCCAACTAATCCAACACAATCAACACCATTACAACGCTTATACTATAATAGGAtcattaaaattatttttacacGTACATATGTTTAGATACTCATACATTTATGTCCAAATGGTAAATCACAAATAATTATTGGGCTATGTTCAGCCATGAATTGACAACGTGAGGCAACTATGGTAAAAATGGCAGCGTCtagattttatttttgcttgcaaATAACGCGAACTACAGTTACAGTGCTCTAGTACTACGGTTCTTTCGGTACGACTCGAACCAGCGTGGTCCAGGATACAAAGAAGTGGAACTGGTGCGTTTGAAATATCTGTGCTGATCGTGGTGGCAGCCGCTGTATTACGCACGTGACGTGCCGCTACACGGGATGTGCAGCACGGCTCGCATGTGTCCTTCAGATGCTCTGACAACAAATAACGGACAAAGTGTAATGGATCTGTTGGAAGCAGCTGTCATTCGTGCAACAACGTGTGACTATACGAAACTCTATAAAATTGTAAAATTGGTCCATGTCGTTTTAAGGTTAGAGTGTTTAGCTTTGTTACCCCTCACAAGAAGTAATTAATATAAACTGCCATGATAACACCGGTGTCACGCGGCCACTTTCGATTGCGATCGAGCCGgatcgggatcgaatttctcgactgcgattggctccctcTCGCATCTTGCGCAAACAAGTTAATTGCGACAGAGAAATTCTAACCCGATCGGGCTCGACCGCGATGGAAAGTGCgtcgtgtgacacccgtattacgtGATAAAGGCTCTATTGTAAACTCTTACTCTTTGTGTGTATAACATCAGCAGCACTCCTTGGAAGTTATTGAAATCACGACAGAAGTTGGAAGTACTATGTTTCTATGTAAAATATTGTAAACGTACGTAAAATTAAGCTGTGAATTGTTTAAGTGCCCACTACGACACGATATTAGCTGCGGACATGGAAAATTACCTGAAAGTAGCGAACGTTGCATAAGTTAGCAGTTATATTTCAATTAGGTTCAAGTGAAAGTCGTTGAGCATTGATTAGCTTTGGTGTATTTTATATCTCCTCTACTCGTTGTGTTTCTTGCACAAGAAGCAACAGATCCACCACAGTGTGATCACATTCGCTGGTTTCTTCCGTTACAGGCCGCCACAGACAAACAACAAAAACCGTCTGTGTCTGGCTCCAGCCTCCCGAAATGCGTGCAGTCATCCAGCGAGTACGATCAGCAGCAGTCCACGTTGACGGACGCCTCATAAGCAGCATCGGCCGCGGACTGTGTGTTCTAGTTGGCATTCACCGTGATGACACCGAAGATGACATCGATTACATTGTACGCAAGATCCTCAATCTCAAGCTGTTTGATGACGACGCTGGCAAGCGATGGAAGCTGTCAACAAAAGACCTACAGTTTGAAGTACTCTGTGTAAGCCAGTTTACGCTGTATGGCACACTCAAAGGAAACAAGCCCGACTTCCACCTTGCCATGGAAGGGGACCGTTCGAAGCAGTTTTACGAGAGGTTCCTTCACAAGATCAAGgcagagcacaaggaggactTGGTAAAAGATGGCGAGTTTGGAGCCCTGATGCAAGTGGATATTCAAAATGATGGCCCTGTCACTCTGGAAATTGAGTCATCTGCTTTCCGGAAGGCCGTGCCCTTGCCACAGGAGCGTGGGGAACCAGATGGCGGTGCTGCGGATGATGCAGTTCCTTGATTGAACTAAAAATAATTTAAAGGACTGTTTGCAGTTCTACCCTTGCACTGCCGATTACATTATGAAGAGCAGCCCATGTGAGACATCATTTGTGTCATAACTAATGGCTCCGTGCGGTGTTCTTCCTCTGTTAAAGGACACTCAATGACTATTCTACCCTGAACTAGGCTGAAGGAGCTCATAGTGATATATGAAGATGCATCATGTTATGGCTTTTCATGGTAAACTGGGCACCATCGAGTGGGTATTTATGAAAAGCGTTTCCTAGTTGCACAAATGGTTGGTGGTTGGGAAAATTTTTCATATCTGTGTTATGTGCAAAGCAGGATGTATAAACAAACCATTGACACATTGCAATGTGTCAAGATCTCAGCAGCTTATGGCTCAATCTGCCACCTACTTTGCACTAATGTTTACTTCTGATTAAACAATTGGTCGGCAGATGTGCagtgttatcttttttttaatagaaGGCAGTAGATTTTACCTAAATATTATTACTGTGAGTTCACTATTGGTGACATGTATGCAAACTTCAAATTTTGATGAAACCCACCACAGTGGCTGTGGCCTTACGATGAGCAAAGGGTCACAAGTTAGATTCCCAGTCAAAGCAGCCACATTCCACTGGGAGGGGAGTGCAAGAACACATTAGTACCAAGCTTTGAGTGCACGGTAAGAGCGTTACAATTCCATCCAGCACTGTAGACAGCGTACATTAACAGCTAAAAAGACAGCTTCCAGCCCAAGTAATAAAACATGTCTGGAACCATCTGGGAGACATCTCTGCAATGAGGTGCCACTTTGCGTTTACAATAAAAAAATCAGAAAAGCATATATTTTTGCTGTATTTAAACACTTTGGAAGTGCAAACTTATGAAAAATATAGTGCACCTTACATTAAATGCATAAGAAAGTGCGACTACTTTTTCTTGTGAGCAGATGACCTTCTGTTGAGTTTCCAAACCATCTTGTTGGGTAATCAAAGTAGCTTGCGTCGTTTTTGACTTCGTTCCTGTCTTTGCAAAGTTGTTTCTGTTGCCAGCTTCATCAGAATTGAAACGAAATTTAAGATGGCTGCTGTACGCATATCTCTCTATTTAGCCGTCTATGGCGAGTACTGGAACACAGACTAAAAAaccctgattggccaaaatttgtTCGAAAACCTCAACTGCGGTTTCTCTCATAGCCCTATGTTGCTTCAAGATGCCTCCATCTCTCATTCAAATTTGAATCAGTacatcaaacttggcaatgcggTTCTGTGATATTTGAGATGATTGTGTTTTATGTTCTCAAGTTAGAATGCATATGTCGTCTTGAACTTCATTGGCAAGCTTGTTATGCAGTTTTGTTAGAATTAAAGCAATGGAATTCTCAGCCCCTTTTGTTCACTTGCTGCTACTTCATGTATTGTATTTGTGCTGAAGTGTTTCTGTTGTACTTATTGAACACGGCACTTATCAGTTGACAGTGGCTTCATTTATAGTcttaaagaaatacaaaaaagaagaaatatattAT encodes:
- the Dtd gene encoding D-aminoacyl-tRNA deacylase → MRAVIQRVRSAAVHVDGRLISSIGRGLCVLVGIHRDDTEDDIDYIVRKILNLKLFDDDAGKRWKLSTKDLQFEVLCVSQFTLYGTLKGNKPDFHLAMEGDRSKQFYERFLHKIKAEHKEDLVKDGEFGALMQVDIQNDGPVTLEIESSAFRKAVPLPQERGEPDGGAADDAVP